The genomic window TTTTTAAAGTCTCAAAAAGTTCTCCAGAATGTATAAAGGCAGAACCATTACTTTCTGATATTCTTTTGGCATTATGAGTTTTATCTCCAAAACCAATACTCATTCTCGCATCTGATTTTATAGCTCGTAAATGCGCTTTTACCAAAATGGCAGCTAATAAAGCATCTTCTGGATTTGGAATCTCAATTTGAAATTCATCTCCGCGATAAACCTCCCATTTATTGGGTGTTGATCCAAATGGAGCTAAGATGTTTTTTAAATCATCTACCCAATGATCTGATTTTTGCTGTCTTGAGCCAATTATATCGCCTGTAATTACGCTAGTCATAATCAAATATAATTAAAAAATAATAAACTTTGTATTACAAATATAAGTAATAAATCTATTTATTACTGTTTTCCGTAATATTTTAAATTATTACGGTTTTAAGTAATAATTATTTCTATTACGATATTAGGTAATAACTGTATTATCTAAAATTATCTTTTATTTATTTAAAAAAGAAACTAACTTAGCCTTTTACAAATGAGTAAGCTTTGAATAAAGAAATAAAAATTATTGAATGCCCTAGAGATGCTATGCAGGGCATTAGGGATTTTATTCCGACCAAAAATAAAGTATCCTACATACAAGCTTTGCTTAGAGTAGGCTTTAATACTATTGATTTTGGAAGTTTTGTTTCTCCAAAAGCTATTCCGCAGATGCAGGATACTGCCGAGGTTTTAGCGCAGCTTGATTTGTCTCAAACATCAAGTAAACTGCTTTCTATAATTGCCAATACACAGGGAGCGGTTAAAGCATCAGAATATGAGCAGATTCAATATTTAGGATTTCCTTTTTCTATTTCCGAGAATTTCCAGATGCGTAATACACATAAAACGATTACAGAATCTTTGGTTACGCTTGAAGAAATTTTAGAAGTTGCTTCTAAGAAAAACAAAGAAGTAGTCACCTATCTTTCAATGGGTTTTGGAAATCCTTACGGAGATCCTTGGAATGTTGAAATTGTAGGCGAATGGACAGAAAAACTTGCAGGAATGGGAGTAAAGATTCTATCACTTTCAGATACTGTTGGGAGTTCTACGCCAGATGTTATTACGTATTTGTTTTCGCATTTAATCCCGAAATATCCTCAAATAGAATTTGGCGCTCACCTGCATACAACACCAGAAAGCTGGTTTGAGAAAATTGACGCGGCCGCAAAAGCAGGCTGTACTCGTTTTGACGGTGCAATACAAGGTTTTGGAGGCTGTCCGATGGCAACCGATAAATTAACTGGAAATATGCCGACAGAAAAACTGGTTTCCTATTTTACTGCTAATAAGAAAATAACAGGCTTAAACTCTCTAAGTTTTGAAAGCGCTTATAATGAAGCTTCAAAATTGTTTGGAAAGTTTCATTAAAAAATAGTTATTTTTCTTACCTTAGATAATGATTGTAAGCATTAAGCGTTACATTTATTATTATATAATTTTTGTCATGAAATCGAATTCTTCGCGTAAAATTTCAAGCATAATTCTTTTGGCT from Flavobacterium fluviale includes these protein-coding regions:
- a CDS encoding beta/alpha barrel domain-containing protein, whose translation is MNKEIKIIECPRDAMQGIRDFIPTKNKVSYIQALLRVGFNTIDFGSFVSPKAIPQMQDTAEVLAQLDLSQTSSKLLSIIANTQGAVKASEYEQIQYLGFPFSISENFQMRNTHKTITESLVTLEEILEVASKKNKEVVTYLSMGFGNPYGDPWNVEIVGEWTEKLAGMGVKILSLSDTVGSSTPDVITYLFSHLIPKYPQIEFGAHLHTTPESWFEKIDAAAKAGCTRFDGAIQGFGGCPMATDKLTGNMPTEKLVSYFTANKKITGLNSLSFESAYNEASKLFGKFH